In Halorussus limi, a genomic segment contains:
- the dinB gene encoding DNA polymerase IV — MTGGGSRLPGTPDEEGSDPIVLHVDMDCFYAACERRREPKLEGEPVVVGMGYEGGETHGAVATASYEAREYGVDSAQAISTALERLPRMAAAEDPESEVDPDEAGYYRPVDMDYYESVSAEVKEILHESADVVREVSIDEAYLDVTDRTAWEVAEGFARHVKHRIDREVGVTASVGVAPNMSAAKIASDHDKPDGLVVVEPGEVSEFLAPLGVGEIHGVGPVTARKLREMGIDTAADLAAADRAELEARFGERGAEMHRRARGEDQREVTPTGRPKSLSRESAFTEATDDDDRKRDQVRTLAEAVADRARRKGAMYRTIGIKAVTPPYDVNTRAKSLPGPVDEPELVEEVALDLLSEFEGLAVRKVGVRVSNLSFAAGEQASLGDGWESSAGESEGTSERETDADAESESATPEDDQRSLGEQWDGDAASDPGESGDETGGEPSDPADPDGQVSLGHEWDTDGDAGGSTTDDAEGRESLASDGGSSGAGGSTDDESSSGDESSESDRRDESDPEGQVSLGDFG, encoded by the coding sequence ATGACTGGTGGCGGGTCGCGCCTGCCGGGGACGCCCGACGAGGAGGGGAGCGACCCCATCGTCCTCCACGTAGACATGGACTGCTTCTACGCGGCCTGCGAGCGCCGCAGAGAGCCCAAACTGGAGGGCGAACCCGTCGTCGTCGGGATGGGCTACGAGGGCGGCGAGACCCACGGCGCGGTCGCCACCGCGAGTTACGAGGCCCGCGAGTACGGCGTCGATAGCGCGCAGGCCATCTCGACCGCGCTGGAGCGACTGCCGCGGATGGCGGCGGCCGAGGACCCCGAATCGGAGGTCGACCCCGACGAGGCGGGCTACTACCGACCGGTGGACATGGACTACTACGAGTCGGTCAGCGCGGAGGTCAAGGAGATACTCCACGAGTCGGCCGACGTTGTCCGGGAGGTCAGCATCGACGAGGCGTACCTCGACGTGACCGACCGGACCGCGTGGGAGGTCGCAGAGGGGTTCGCCCGCCACGTCAAACACCGCATCGACCGCGAGGTCGGAGTGACCGCCAGCGTCGGGGTCGCGCCGAACATGTCCGCCGCGAAGATAGCCAGCGACCACGACAAGCCAGACGGTCTCGTGGTGGTCGAACCCGGCGAAGTCAGCGAGTTCCTGGCACCGCTCGGCGTGGGCGAGATTCACGGCGTCGGCCCGGTCACGGCCCGGAAGTTGCGCGAGATGGGCATCGACACCGCGGCCGACCTCGCCGCGGCCGACCGCGCGGAACTGGAAGCGAGGTTCGGCGAGCGCGGCGCGGAGATGCACCGCAGGGCGCGCGGCGAGGACCAGCGCGAGGTGACGCCCACCGGGCGACCCAAGAGCCTCTCGCGGGAGTCGGCGTTCACCGAGGCGACCGACGACGACGACCGGAAGCGCGACCAGGTTCGGACCTTGGCGGAGGCGGTGGCCGACCGCGCCCGCCGGAAGGGCGCGATGTACCGCACCATCGGTATCAAGGCCGTGACGCCGCCCTACGACGTGAACACCCGCGCGAAGTCGCTCCCCGGTCCCGTGGACGAACCGGAACTGGTCGAGGAGGTGGCGCTCGACCTCCTCTCGGAGTTCGAAGGCCTCGCGGTCCGGAAGGTCGGCGTGCGCGTCTCGAACCTCTCGTTCGCGGCGGGCGAGCAGGCCAGCCTCGGCGACGGGTGGGAGTCGAGCGCGGGCGAGTCCGAGGGTACGAGCGAGCGAGAGACCGACGCGGACGCCGAGTCCGAGAGCGCGACGCCGGAGGACGACCAACGCTCGCTCGGCGAGCAGTGGGACGGCGACGCCGCATCGGACCCCGGCGAGTCCGGCGACGAGACCGGCGGCGAACCGTCCGACCCCGCGGACCCCGACGGACAGGTCTCGCTCGGCCATGAGTGGGACACGGACGGTGACGCCGGGGGTTCGACGACGGACGACGCCGAAGGCCGAGAGTCGCTGGCGAGCGACGGGGGTTCGTCTGGCGCCGGGGGTTCGACGGACGATGAAAGTTCGTCGGGCGACGAGAGTTCGGAGAGCGACCGCCGCGACGAGTCGGACCCGGAGGGACAGGTCTCGCTCGGCGACTTCGGGTGA
- a CDS encoding helicase HerA domain-containing protein: MSQETIDVAEVSAGKGGTAGEPGDPVELPVVEVLTGRAFITGKSGSGKSNTMSVVAEKLLDGGYPVMLVDTDGEYYGLKEEYELLHAGADEECDIQVNPEHAERLASLALEDNVPIILDVSGYLNEEDGKELLKAVAQQLFAKEKKLKKPFLMVVEEVHEYIPEGGGMDECGRMLIKIGKRGRKHGLGIAGISQRPADVKKDFITQCDWLVWHRLTWNNDTNVVGRILGNDYADAIEDMGDGEAFMTTDWSEETRRVKFHRKQTFDAGATPGLDDFERPDLKSVSDDLVSDLREISEEESQREDRIEELQQELREKENHIEDLERQLEEAREMEEVADKFAKAMLDTSRNQRANPYVGTGGSGGTVRGADAQPPHGRPGEQVQQAGERARQADLGGFERGEANAESESEETEAGETESDAADRNPIDAIRSELDALDGVERGMLAHYLRQGPATPVEAHVVAGGSEDRELAYNHNRTLRQRGFVQHAGSGEYVAALPSLLAALTDGEMDDDTRKEALEAVAEELPDVE, from the coding sequence ATGTCGCAGGAGACCATCGACGTGGCCGAGGTGAGCGCCGGGAAAGGGGGAACCGCCGGCGAACCCGGCGACCCCGTCGAACTGCCCGTCGTGGAGGTGCTGACCGGCCGCGCGTTCATCACCGGAAAGTCCGGGAGCGGAAAGTCGAACACGATGAGCGTCGTCGCCGAGAAGCTCTTAGACGGCGGATACCCGGTGATGCTCGTGGACACGGACGGGGAGTACTACGGCCTCAAAGAGGAGTACGAACTCCTCCACGCCGGGGCCGACGAGGAGTGCGACATCCAGGTCAACCCCGAACACGCCGAGCGACTCGCCTCGCTGGCTCTCGAGGACAACGTCCCAATTATCCTCGACGTGTCGGGCTACCTCAACGAGGAGGACGGCAAGGAACTGCTGAAGGCGGTCGCCCAGCAGTTGTTCGCCAAGGAGAAGAAACTCAAGAAGCCGTTCCTGATGGTGGTCGAGGAGGTCCACGAGTACATCCCCGAGGGCGGCGGGATGGACGAGTGCGGCCGCATGCTCATCAAAATCGGCAAGCGCGGGCGGAAACACGGACTGGGCATCGCGGGCATCAGCCAGCGCCCCGCCGACGTGAAGAAGGACTTCATCACCCAGTGCGACTGGCTGGTGTGGCATCGCCTCACGTGGAACAACGACACCAACGTCGTCGGGCGCATCCTCGGCAACGACTACGCCGACGCCATCGAGGACATGGGCGACGGCGAGGCGTTCATGACCACCGACTGGTCGGAGGAGACCCGCCGGGTCAAGTTCCACCGCAAGCAGACGTTCGACGCCGGCGCGACGCCGGGTCTCGACGACTTCGAGCGCCCGGACCTCAAGTCGGTCAGCGACGACCTGGTGAGCGACCTCCGGGAGATAAGCGAGGAGGAGAGCCAGCGCGAGGACCGCATCGAGGAACTCCAGCAGGAACTCCGCGAGAAGGAGAACCACATCGAGGACCTCGAACGGCAGTTGGAGGAGGCCCGCGAGATGGAGGAGGTCGCCGACAAGTTCGCCAAGGCGATGCTCGACACCTCGCGGAACCAGCGCGCGAACCCGTACGTCGGTACCGGCGGTAGCGGCGGGACGGTGCGGGGAGCGGACGCGCAACCCCCGCACGGACGACCCGGCGAGCAGGTCCAGCAGGCCGGCGAGCGGGCCCGGCAGGCGGACCTCGGCGGGTTCGAGCGGGGCGAGGCGAACGCCGAGTCCGAGTCGGAGGAGACCGAGGCGGGGGAGACCGAGAGCGACGCGGCCGACCGGAACCCCATCGACGCCATCCGGTCGGAACTCGACGCCCTCGACGGCGTCGAGCGCGGGATGCTGGCCCACTACCTCCGGCAGGGCCCGGCGACTCCCGTCGAGGCCCACGTCGTCGCCGGCGGGTCGGAGGACCGCGAACTCGCCTACAACCACAACCGGACCCTGCGCCAGCGCGGGTTCGTCCAGCACGCCGGGAGCGGCGAGTACGTCGCGGCCCTGCCGAGTCTGCTCGCGGCGCTGACCGACGGCGAGATGGACGACGACACCCGGAAAGAGGCATTGGAGGCGGTGGCCGAGGAACTGCCGGACGTGGAGTAG
- a CDS encoding DUF6517 family protein, with protein sequence MPTRRRVLGAVCAGVATGLAGCQGIIEVSASAEASPAAVRESAAAEAGYEHVGTEPDTLATEVSAFPYVADFEATWWLARYRKRLSDGGVARFEVMSSPTEKVKGTQLNPISNFEYGPLVTTFSTSSGEGPVGKAFSSVLGDGDFADVARVETTERDLLGEPAEFGVFDATFTGARRGSDRPVPVRVHLAVAERDGDVVVPVGVYPREADDSDAVYRLVEGLEHPADATGSSDAGDSTETVA encoded by the coding sequence ATGCCAACACGACGACGCGTCCTCGGTGCGGTCTGTGCCGGGGTCGCGACCGGACTCGCGGGGTGTCAGGGAATCATCGAGGTCAGCGCGAGCGCCGAAGCCTCTCCGGCCGCGGTGCGCGAGTCGGCGGCCGCCGAGGCGGGCTACGAACACGTCGGCACGGAACCGGACACGCTCGCCACGGAGGTGTCGGCGTTCCCCTATGTCGCCGACTTCGAGGCGACGTGGTGGCTCGCCCGGTATCGCAAGCGCCTCTCCGACGGCGGCGTCGCCCGGTTCGAGGTGATGTCGTCGCCGACCGAGAAGGTCAAGGGGACGCAACTGAACCCGATTTCGAACTTCGAATACGGTCCCCTCGTGACCACGTTCTCCACGAGTTCCGGCGAGGGACCGGTCGGTAAGGCGTTCTCCTCGGTCCTCGGCGACGGCGACTTCGCCGACGTGGCGCGCGTCGAGACGACCGAGCGCGACCTGCTGGGCGAACCCGCGGAGTTCGGCGTCTTCGACGCGACGTTCACCGGCGCGCGAAGGGGGAGCGACCGACCGGTTCCGGTCCGGGTCCACCTCGCGGTCGCAGAGCGCGACGGCGACGTGGTCGTGCCGGTCGGCGTCTACCCTCGGGAGGCCGACGACTCCGACGCCGTCTACCGACTGGTCGAGGGCCTCGAACATCCGGCCGACGCGACCGGGTCGAGCGACGCGGGCGACTCGACCGAAACGGTCGCCTGA
- a CDS encoding S9 family peptidase, translating into MTENVKRYFTARKTTTPTLAPDGRLAFLADTTGTTQVWTADEPGAWPRQRTFYDERVSFVSWSPAGGSVVFGKDAGADEHDQLFRLDPATNAVEQLTDDPDAIHRWGAWHPDGDRIAFAANRRDAATFDVYAMDLDSGDPELLSESDEEGFLSVAAWGPDGDRLVVQRSRASSDDDLYVVDAATGERRHVTPHDGQVRYRQPIFGPDGDALYCLSDANADAKELVRIDLAAATDADAVADSTETVVSGGEWSIDGFALDAATGRLALTRNVDGYSELRVGRLTDATEAALADAEIPDGVVHDLTLGPDGERVAATVSAPDLNHSVFVADPPEEVSESLDAVPTERWTRPSPGGVELDAYDSPDLVRYETFDGREIPAYFTLPDGVAEGPETSEVPVVVDIHGGPHHQRRPWFRPIRQYFLDAGYAVFEPNVRGSSGYGREYAALDDVEKRMDSVRDIAKAVEWLRDRPQIDPDGVVAYGRSYGGFMVLAAITEYPDLWAAAVDFVGIANWVTFLENTGDWRRSHREAEYGSLADDREFLESISPIHSADEIRCPLFVQHGANDPRVPVGEARQIADEVESQGVPVETLVFEDEGHHTTKLDNRIEMFERIAAFLDEHV; encoded by the coding sequence GTGACGGAGAACGTCAAGCGGTACTTCACCGCGCGTAAGACGACGACACCGACGCTCGCGCCCGACGGTCGCCTCGCCTTCCTCGCGGACACCACCGGCACGACGCAGGTCTGGACCGCCGACGAACCGGGCGCGTGGCCCCGCCAGCGAACCTTCTACGACGAGCGCGTCTCGTTCGTCTCGTGGTCGCCCGCGGGCGGGTCGGTCGTCTTCGGGAAGGACGCCGGGGCCGACGAACACGACCAGTTGTTCCGCCTCGACCCGGCGACCAACGCCGTCGAGCAGTTGACCGACGACCCCGACGCCATCCACCGCTGGGGCGCGTGGCACCCCGACGGCGACCGCATCGCGTTCGCGGCCAACCGGCGGGACGCCGCGACCTTCGACGTGTACGCGATGGACCTCGACTCGGGCGACCCCGAACTCCTCAGCGAGAGCGACGAGGAAGGCTTCCTGAGCGTCGCGGCGTGGGGACCCGACGGCGACCGACTCGTCGTCCAGCGCTCGCGCGCGAGTTCCGACGACGACCTCTACGTCGTGGACGCGGCCACCGGCGAGCGACGCCACGTCACGCCCCACGACGGTCAGGTCCGCTACCGCCAGCCGATTTTCGGTCCCGACGGCGACGCGCTCTACTGCCTGAGCGACGCGAACGCCGACGCGAAGGAACTGGTCCGCATCGACCTCGCCGCCGCGACCGACGCGGACGCGGTCGCCGATTCGACCGAGACGGTCGTCTCCGGGGGCGAGTGGAGCATCGACGGGTTCGCGCTCGACGCCGCCACCGGCCGACTCGCGCTGACCCGGAACGTAGACGGCTACTCGGAGTTGCGAGTCGGGAGGCTGACCGACGCGACCGAGGCCGCTCTCGCGGACGCCGAGATTCCCGACGGCGTGGTCCACGACCTCACGCTCGGCCCGGACGGCGAGCGCGTCGCCGCCACCGTCTCGGCGCCCGACCTGAATCACTCCGTCTTCGTCGCGGACCCGCCCGAGGAGGTTTCGGAGTCGCTGGACGCCGTGCCGACCGAGCGATGGACCCGACCCTCGCCGGGCGGCGTCGAACTCGACGCCTACGACTCGCCGGACCTCGTGCGCTACGAGACGTTCGACGGCCGGGAGATTCCGGCGTACTTCACGCTCCCCGACGGTGTAGCTGAAGGGCCCGAGACCAGCGAGGTCCCGGTCGTCGTGGACATCCACGGCGGACCGCACCACCAGCGTCGGCCGTGGTTCCGGCCGATTCGTCAGTACTTCCTCGACGCCGGGTACGCGGTCTTCGAACCGAACGTCCGGGGGTCGTCGGGCTACGGTCGGGAGTACGCCGCGCTCGACGACGTGGAGAAGCGCATGGACTCGGTACGGGACATCGCGAAAGCGGTCGAGTGGCTCCGGGACCGTCCCCAAATCGACCCCGACGGCGTGGTCGCCTACGGCCGCTCGTACGGCGGGTTCATGGTCCTCGCGGCCATCACGGAGTACCCCGACCTCTGGGCGGCCGCGGTGGACTTCGTCGGCATCGCCAACTGGGTGACGTTCCTGGAGAACACGGGCGACTGGCGGCGCTCCCACCGCGAGGCCGAGTACGGGTCGCTCGCCGACGACCGCGAGTTCCTCGAATCCATCAGCCCCATCCACTCGGCCGACGAGATTCGGTGCCCGCTGTTCGTCCAGCACGGCGCGAACGACCCCCGCGTCCCGGTCGGCGAGGCCCGCCAGATAGCCGACGAGGTCGAATCGCAGGGCGTCCCGGTCGAGACGCTGGTCTTCGAGGACGAGGGCCACCACACCACGAAACTCGACAACCGCATCGAGATGTTCGAGCGAATCGCGGCGTTTCTGGACGAACACGTCTGA
- the tpiA gene encoding triose-phosphate isomerase: protein MKVVVNLKAYPCDPVEVATAARDVSEASGVPIAVAPQAAHLERVAETGVETWAQHVSPVEHGSHTGSTLAEAAAEAGATGTMLNHSERRLKLADIDAALSAAERVGLETCVCANNPDQIGAVAGLGPDAVAVEPPELIGTGTPVSKADPDVVTDAVEAAADADDSVAVYCGAGISTGEDLTAARELGAEGVLLASGVAKADDPTAALEDLIAPLE from the coding sequence GGTCGAAGTCGCCACCGCCGCGCGCGACGTGAGCGAGGCGTCGGGCGTCCCTATCGCCGTCGCGCCGCAGGCCGCGCACCTCGAACGCGTGGCCGAGACGGGCGTCGAGACGTGGGCACAGCACGTCAGCCCGGTCGAACACGGCAGTCACACCGGTTCGACGCTCGCAGAGGCCGCCGCCGAGGCGGGCGCGACCGGGACGATGCTCAACCACTCCGAGCGCCGCCTCAAACTCGCGGACATCGACGCCGCGCTGTCGGCGGCCGAGCGCGTCGGCCTCGAGACCTGCGTCTGCGCGAACAACCCCGACCAAATCGGGGCCGTCGCCGGTCTCGGCCCGGACGCCGTCGCGGTCGAACCGCCGGAACTCATCGGCACCGGCACGCCCGTCAGCAAGGCCGACCCCGACGTCGTGACCGACGCCGTCGAAGCGGCCGCGGACGCCGACGACTCCGTGGCGGTCTACTGCGGCGCGGGCATCTCGACCGGCGAGGACCTGACCGCGGCGCGGGAGTTGGGCGCGGAGGGCGTCCTGCTCGCCAGCGGCGTGGCGAAGGCCGACGACCCGACCGCGGCGCTGGAGGACTTGATCGCACCGCTGGAGTAG